From Carya illinoinensis cultivar Pawnee chromosome 5, C.illinoinensisPawnee_v1, whole genome shotgun sequence, one genomic window encodes:
- the LOC122308803 gene encoding probable calcium-binding protein CML25 has protein sequence MNFKSLWRRRKKSVSSTGASVASSAISGNSLPTCSPSLNGKAQIAELEQIFKKLDVNGDGKISSSELGSMMNSLGQTATEEELQKMIREVDADGDGFIDFQEFVQLNTEGVDSEEVLENLKDAFSVYDIDGNGLISAEELYKVMKSLNDECSLAECRKMISGVDRNGDGMISFDEFKAMMMNGSRLDLMDR, from the coding sequence ATGAATTTCAAATCTCTTTGGCGCCGTAGGAAGAAATCCGTTTCTTCCACCGGTGCCTCGGTCGCATCATCAGCTATCAGCGGCAACTCGTTACCGACTTGCTCCCCGTCTCTGAATGGCAAGGCCCAGATCGCGGAGCTGGAGCAAATTTTCAAGAAGCTCGACGTCAATGGTGACGGCAAGATCTCGTCCTCCGAGCTCGGATCCATGATGAACAGCCTGGGACAAACGGCCACCGAGGAGGAGCTTCAGAAAATGATCCGAGAGGTAGACGCCGACGGTGACGGCTTCATCGACTTCCAGGAGTTCGTCCAGCTGAACACCGAGGGCGTCGATTCGGAGGAGGTGTTGGAGAATCTGAAGGACGCGTTCTCTGTCTACGATATCGACGGGAACGGGTTGATATCGGCGGAAGAGCTCTATAAGGTCATGAAGAGCCTGAATGACGAGTGCTCGCTTGCCGAGTGCAGGAAGATGATCAGCGGGGTCGATCGAAACGGCGATGGAATGATCAGTTTCGATGAGTTTAAGGCCATGATGATGAACGGCTCGCGCTTGGATTTGATGGACAGATGA